In a genomic window of Silurus meridionalis isolate SWU-2019-XX chromosome 27, ASM1480568v1, whole genome shotgun sequence:
- the snx18a gene encoding sorting nexin-18a — MADLRARVLYDFASENPGEITVKENEVVSLYSEQDIEGWLEALNASGQRGLIPASYVEIVKGEKSSSYNNNTAVDAHQLTQRPNNISMGNYPSTLTSGFPAPPPLQQPQHSYPASQGSDDDWDDDWDDSSTVADEPGVTRAGFHDLENNGVNTYRVSTASMARGGNAQQAKSSATVGRNLNRFSTFVKSGGEAFVLGEASGFVKDGDKICVVMSQYGPEWQENPYPFQCTIDDPTKQTKFKGMKSYISYKLTPTHTQNPVNRRYKHFDWLYARLVEKFPVISVPHIPEKQATGRFEEDFISKRRKGLLWWMNHMTSHPVLARCDVFQHFLTCSSTDEKSWKQGKRKAEKDEMVGANFFLTISTPATSLDFQEVESKIDGFKGFTKKMDDSVIQVNATLNEFARKQITGFKKEYQKVGQAFKCLSQAFELDQQAYSAGLNHAIAYTGEAYEAIGDYFAEQPRQDVDPVLDLLALYQGHLTNYPDIIHVQKGALTKVKESQKHVEEGKMERQQAEGIAERCSIISFATQAEIQHFHQIRVRDFKAQMQHYLQQQISFFQKVTGKLEETLRQYDNA, encoded by the exons ATGGCGGACCTACGGGCGAGAGTGTTGTACGACTTTGCTTCGGAGAACCCTGGAGAGATAACGGTGAAGGAGAATGAGGTGGTGAGTCTGTACAGTGAGCAGGACATTGAGGGCTGGCTGGAGGCGCTGAACGCGAGCGGCCAGAGAGGACTCATCCCTGCGTCCTATGTAGAGATCGTGAAGGGCGAGAAATCCTCTTCTTATAACAACAACACCGCTGTGGATGCACACCAGCTCACTCAAAGGCCCAACAACATCTCCATGGGAAACTATCCATCAACTTTAACAAGTGGTTTCCCAGCACCACCTCCACTACAGCAGCCCCAGCACAGTTACCCAGCCAGCCAGGGGAGTGATGATGACTGGGATGATGACTGGGACGATAGCTCCACAGTAGCTGATGAACCTGGTGTTACGCGTGCGGGTTTCCACGATTTGGAAAACAACGGAGTCAACACCTACAGGGTGTCCACGGCGTCCATGGCGCGGGGCGGCAACGCTCAGCAAGCCAAGAGTTCAGCTACGGTCGGCAGGAACCTCAACAGGTTCTCGACTTTTGTGAAATCAGGCGGCGAGGCGTTCGTGCTCGGGGAAGCATCCGGCTTTGTGAAGGACGGCGACAAGATCTGCGTGGTGATGAGTCAGTATGGTCCAGAGTGGCAGGAAAACCCATACCCTTTCCAGTGTACCATAGACGATCCGACCAAGCAGACGAAATTTAAGGGCATGAAAAGCTACATCTCGTATAAACTAACCCCGACACACACGCAGAACCCGGTGAATCGAAGATATAAGCATTTCGACTGGCTGTACGCTCGGTTGGTTGAGAAGTTCCCCGTCATCTCAGTTCCTCACATCCCAGAGAAGCAGGCGACAGGCCGGTTTGAGGAGGATTTCATTTCGAAGAGGAGGAAAGGTCTGTTATGGTGGATGAACCACATGACGAGTCACCCGGTGCTGGCCAGGTGTGATGTTTTCCAACACTTTCTCACCTGCAGCAGCACCGACGAGAAGAGCTGGAAGCAGGGAAAGAGGAAGGCGGAAAAGGACGAGATGGTCGGAGCGAATTTCTTCCTGACCATCAGCACGCCGGCCACGTCGCTCGACTTCCAAGAAGTGGAGAGCAAGATAGACGGGTTTAAGGGCTTCACCAAAAAAATGGACGATAGCGTGATCCAGGTGAATGCCACGCTCAATGAGTTTGCAAGGAAACAGATCACTGGATTCAAGAAGGAATATCAGAAAGTCGGCCAGGCGTTTAAGTGTCTGAGCCAAGCTTTCGAACTTGATCAGCAGGCGTACTCAGCCGGTCTGAACCACGCGATCGCATACACTGGTGAGGCTTACGAAGCCATCGGAGACTACTTTGCAGAGCAACCGAGACAAGACGTGGACCCGGTGTTGGATCTCCTCGCACTGTACCAAGGACACCTCACCAACTATCCAGACATCATTCATGTCCAGAAAG GTGCTCTGACCAAGGTAAAGGAGAGCCAGAAACACGTGGAGGAGGGCAAGATGGAGCGGCAGCAGGCGGAAGGCATCGCCGAGCGCTGCAGCATCATCTCATTCGCCACGCAAGCCGAGATCCAGCACTTCCACCAGATCCGCGTGCGCGACTTCAAGGCCCAGATGCAGCACTACCTGCAGCAGCAGATCAGCTTCTTTCAGAAAGTCACAGGCAAGCTGGAGGAGACGCTCAGGCAGTACGACAATGCCTAG
- the hspb3 gene encoding heat shock protein beta-3 isoform X2 codes for MAGQGVTISHGISCPVRHKVHFDKTDPEKCKETHHLFALPGPGIGELKLDSKSSTGITGSDKDLGDPLFRILLDVTQFKPEDILIQVFEGWLLVRGQHGTRMDEHGFVSRSFTRQYQLPDHQMQSGDLTAMLSHDGILVVETKERWS; via the exons ATGGCAGGACAAGGAGTGACCATTTCTCATGGAATCTCATGCCCAGTACGACACAAGGTGCATTTTGATAAAACGGACCCAGAAAAGTGTAAAGAAACCCATCACTTGTTTGCTTTGCCAGGACCTGGAATCGGGGAACTTAAATTGGACTCTAAAAGCAGTACTGGAATTACAGGCAGTGACAAGGATTTAGGAGATCCCCTGTTCCGAATCCTCCTGGATGTGACTCAGTTTAAACCTGAAGACATTCTTATCCAGGTGTTTGAGGGGTGGCTGTTGGTCCGAGGGCAACACGGTACACGCATGGATGAGCATGGCTTTGTGTCACGAAGCTTTACCAGACAGTATCAGCTACCTGATCATCAGATGCAATCAGGTGATCTGACAGCCATGCTGAGTCATGATGGAATATTGGTGGTGGAAACCAAAGAAAGATG GTCATGA
- the hspb3 gene encoding heat shock protein beta-3 isoform X1 yields the protein MAGQGVTISHGISCPVRHKVHFDKTDPEKCKETHHLFALPGPGIGELKLDSKSSTGITGSDKDLGDPLFRILLDVTQFKPEDILIQVFEGWLLVRGQHGTRMDEHGFVSRSFTRQYQLPDHQMQSGDLTAMLSHDGILVVETKERWWAASD from the coding sequence ATGGCAGGACAAGGAGTGACCATTTCTCATGGAATCTCATGCCCAGTACGACACAAGGTGCATTTTGATAAAACGGACCCAGAAAAGTGTAAAGAAACCCATCACTTGTTTGCTTTGCCAGGACCTGGAATCGGGGAACTTAAATTGGACTCTAAAAGCAGTACTGGAATTACAGGCAGTGACAAGGATTTAGGAGATCCCCTGTTCCGAATCCTCCTGGATGTGACTCAGTTTAAACCTGAAGACATTCTTATCCAGGTGTTTGAGGGGTGGCTGTTGGTCCGAGGGCAACACGGTACACGCATGGATGAGCATGGCTTTGTGTCACGAAGCTTTACCAGACAGTATCAGCTACCTGATCATCAGATGCAATCAGGTGATCTGACAGCCATGCTGAGTCATGATGGAATATTGGTGGTGGAAACCAAAGAAAGATGGTGGGCAGCATCTGATTAG